The following are encoded together in the Dyella terrae genome:
- a CDS encoding barstar family protein, whose product MNAQFDLDFGDAEHGGIFFVTSEDLEPLAEAAGMQGLRVCRVSLTDVADRDALFDRLTQALRLPADFGRNWDALADSMRDLSWLKATGYILLFDRAEDMRDRNEEDFDTLLDILEEAVDYWQEAPAPFFVFFALPESAFDDTDA is encoded by the coding sequence ATGAATGCGCAGTTTGATCTCGACTTTGGCGATGCCGAACACGGCGGCATCTTCTTTGTCACCAGCGAAGACCTGGAACCACTGGCCGAAGCCGCTGGCATGCAAGGCCTGCGCGTATGCCGCGTCAGCCTCACCGACGTCGCCGACCGGGATGCCCTGTTCGACCGCCTGACCCAGGCACTGCGCCTACCCGCGGATTTCGGCCGCAACTGGGACGCGCTGGCCGACAGCATGCGCGATCTCTCCTGGCTGAAGGCCACCGGCTATATCCTGCTGTTTGATCGCGCGGAAGACATGCGCGATCGCAACGAAGAAGACTTCGACACGCTGCTCGACATCCTCGAGGAAGCGGTCGATTACTGGCAGGAAGCCCCTGCCCCGTTCTTCGTATTCTTCGCGCTGCCTGAAAGCGCCTTCGACGATACCGACGCCTGA
- a CDS encoding DUF72 domain-containing protein produces MSSDLFSPAPAHGPASRIRVGIGGWNFAPWRNNFYPTGLLQRRELEYASRHLRAIEINGTYYGAQKPATYAKWASETPDGFVFSLKAPRYVTESKRLADAGRGIDGFVFGGLAEFGDRLGPVLWQFTPSRAFDPDDLAAFLDLLPRELNGHPMRHVLEVRHSSFLHEHYVELARSYGIPTVFTDSPQYPSLADLTGGFAYARLMRSESHLDTGYATADLDTWSSRARAWSEGIDLPELPHMATPRESQAKRDVFVYFISSAKERNPAAAMALQQRVDAAG; encoded by the coding sequence ATGTCTAGCGATCTGTTTTCGCCCGCGCCCGCCCACGGCCCGGCCTCGCGCATCCGCGTCGGCATCGGCGGCTGGAACTTCGCCCCCTGGCGCAACAACTTCTATCCGACAGGCTTGCTGCAACGGCGCGAACTGGAATACGCGAGCAGGCATCTTCGGGCCATCGAGATCAACGGCACCTACTACGGCGCGCAGAAGCCCGCGACGTACGCCAAATGGGCGTCCGAAACACCAGACGGTTTCGTCTTTTCACTGAAGGCTCCGCGTTACGTCACCGAAAGCAAACGGCTGGCTGATGCCGGCCGGGGCATTGACGGCTTCGTGTTTGGCGGTCTTGCCGAATTCGGCGACCGGCTTGGCCCGGTGCTTTGGCAGTTCACGCCGTCGCGTGCCTTCGATCCCGACGATCTTGCCGCCTTCCTGGACCTGCTGCCGCGCGAACTCAACGGTCACCCGATGCGGCATGTGCTGGAGGTGCGCCACAGCAGCTTTCTCCACGAGCACTACGTGGAGCTCGCGCGCTCGTACGGCATCCCCACCGTGTTCACCGATTCCCCGCAGTATCCGTCGCTGGCGGACCTGACGGGTGGCTTTGCCTATGCACGCTTGATGCGCAGCGAATCACACCTCGATACGGGCTATGCGACCGCCGATCTTGATACATGGAGCAGCCGTGCGCGCGCCTGGTCGGAAGGCATCGATCTGCCGGAGCTGCCGCATATGGCAACGCCAAGGGAATCACAGGCCAAGCGGGACGTGTTCGTGTATTTCATCAGCAGCGCCAAAGAGCGAAACCCGGCCGCCGCCATGGCCTTGCAACAGAGAGTCGATGCAGCCGGCTGA
- the nfi gene encoding deoxyribonuclease V (cleaves DNA at apurinic or apyrimidinic sites): MTSIDMTHAVPPWDGNVAKARLLQTELAARVRLEDDYPPLRRVAGVDVGFEEGGAVTRAAAVLLDAHTREPVAEVVARQPTRMPYIPGLLSFRELPAVLQALSELPESPDLVFVDGQGIAHPRRLGIAAHLGVVTGLPTIGVAKSILVGTHEEVGPHRGDRQPLEYKGEVIGCVLRSKDRIRPLIVSPGHRVSLATAPELVLAFGTKYRLPEPTRLADRLASRRGNTRR; this comes from the coding sequence ATGACTTCGATCGACATGACGCATGCGGTGCCGCCGTGGGACGGCAACGTGGCAAAGGCCCGCCTGCTGCAAACCGAACTGGCTGCGAGGGTGCGGTTGGAAGACGACTATCCGCCGCTGCGACGCGTGGCCGGTGTGGACGTGGGCTTCGAGGAGGGCGGTGCGGTAACGCGTGCAGCCGCAGTACTGCTGGACGCACACACACGGGAGCCCGTGGCCGAGGTGGTGGCGCGGCAACCGACGCGGATGCCTTACATCCCGGGCCTGCTTTCCTTCCGCGAATTACCTGCGGTGTTGCAGGCGCTGTCCGAGCTGCCGGAGTCGCCGGACTTGGTGTTCGTCGACGGACAAGGTATCGCGCACCCGCGGCGGCTGGGCATCGCAGCGCACCTGGGCGTGGTCACCGGCCTGCCGACCATCGGCGTGGCGAAGTCGATCCTGGTAGGCACGCACGAAGAAGTCGGACCGCATCGCGGCGATCGCCAGCCGCTGGAATACAAAGGTGAGGTGATCGGCTGTGTCCTGCGCAGCAAGGATCGCATCCGGCCACTGATCGTTTCGCCGGGGCATCGCGTCAGCCTGGCGACGGCGCCGGAACTGGTGCTGGCGTTTGGCACAAAGTACCGATTGCCCGAACCGACGCGATTGGCCGACCGGCTGGCGTCGCGTCGCGGCAACACGCGTCGCTGA
- a CDS encoding helix-turn-helix domain-containing protein: MRILRMPQLAPEVLYALGEIGARPQVTRIGPLVRDTGLSEYRFGRLFRRQVGMGPKRYARLLRFRSVVDAVYRSGAVDWSAVAFDGGYGDQAHLVHEFREFAGMTPTAFMAARGPYPNHLPLD; encoded by the coding sequence TTGCGCATACTGCGCATGCCGCAACTCGCGCCCGAGGTGCTGTACGCGCTCGGCGAGATCGGCGCGCGACCGCAGGTGACGCGCATCGGTCCGCTGGTGCGCGACACCGGCCTATCCGAATACCGCTTTGGCCGCCTGTTCCGCCGCCAAGTGGGCATGGGCCCAAAACGCTATGCGCGACTCCTGCGTTTCCGTAGCGTGGTGGACGCCGTGTACCGCTCTGGTGCCGTGGACTGGAGCGCCGTCGCTTTCGACGGTGGCTACGGCGACCAGGCGCATCTGGTGCACGAGTTCCGCGAGTTTGCCGGCATGACGCCCACGGCCTTCATGGCCGCACGCGGACCATATCCGAATCACTTGCCGCTGGATTAA
- a CDS encoding putative bifunctional diguanylate cyclase/phosphodiesterase, translating to MRSSVTHWGTQSVRQSIMRDITERVNLEQQRRIASEALASIAEGVIIADADRRVARVNAAHIRMTGFTVQALLGLRFDDLRCLADGSPLPDSVWEVIEAEGNWVGEVRSRRMDGTSYPELLSISAIRNPEGEVQHYVAVINNISAAKANEQRLQYMAAHDTLTGLANRAEFERRCVQAIVRADRDRGMAAIVFIDLDAFKAVNDSYTHAIGDQLLVKVAERIGYELGENGVAGRIGGDEFTVLLSDLHSREQASALSGRLLSVLSAPFAVGDYELALSASIGIACFPLDGTDVPTLITNADAAMYAAKTEERNAFRFYSPRMQADARRRIALASELRKALAESEFRLVYQPTVEMRTGRIVAVEALLRWFHPQRGLIAPGEFIPMAEKLGLIRRIDQWVLQAACQQMFDWDKAGLPPLRMAVNVSANWFGQANFVDEIRSLLDARRLAPERLMLEITEGAILRLGEEMERTLHALHSMGVGVAIDDFGTGYSSMSYLKLRAIDYLKIDQSFVAGLPDDSSDGAIIEAMLTLCRRLDISPIAEGIETEEQHRFLLRAGCVEGQGFLYSRPVEPAVIVQLLTPGRRQGNSHLRLVPPEAS from the coding sequence ATGCGTAGCAGCGTGACGCACTGGGGCACGCAAAGCGTGCGCCAGTCCATCATGCGTGACATCACCGAGCGCGTGAACCTGGAACAGCAGCGGCGCATCGCATCGGAGGCTCTGGCCAGCATCGCCGAGGGCGTGATCATTGCTGATGCCGATCGCCGGGTGGCGCGCGTCAACGCCGCCCACATCCGCATGACCGGTTTCACGGTGCAGGCCTTGCTGGGGTTGCGGTTCGATGACCTGCGCTGTCTGGCCGACGGTTCGCCGTTGCCCGACTCGGTATGGGAAGTCATCGAGGCGGAGGGCAACTGGGTAGGTGAGGTGCGCAGCCGCCGCATGGATGGCACCAGCTACCCGGAACTGCTCAGCATCAGCGCCATCCGCAATCCCGAAGGCGAGGTGCAGCACTACGTCGCCGTGATCAACAACATCAGCGCGGCGAAGGCGAACGAACAGCGCCTGCAATACATGGCGGCGCACGACACGCTGACCGGCCTGGCCAACCGCGCCGAATTCGAGCGACGCTGCGTGCAGGCGATCGTGCGGGCCGACCGCGATCGCGGCATGGCGGCGATTGTCTTCATTGACCTTGATGCGTTCAAGGCAGTGAACGACAGCTACACCCACGCCATCGGCGATCAATTGCTGGTGAAGGTGGCTGAACGCATTGGCTACGAACTAGGCGAGAACGGCGTGGCGGGGCGCATCGGTGGCGATGAGTTCACCGTACTGTTGTCGGACCTGCATTCGCGCGAGCAGGCCAGCGCGTTGTCGGGACGATTGCTCTCCGTGTTGTCTGCGCCCTTTGCGGTGGGGGATTACGAACTGGCGCTCAGCGCCAGCATCGGCATCGCTTGCTTTCCACTCGACGGCACCGACGTGCCTACCCTCATCACCAATGCCGACGCGGCTATGTATGCGGCAAAGACAGAGGAACGCAACGCGTTCCGCTTCTATTCGCCGCGTATGCAGGCGGATGCGCGGCGGCGCATCGCGCTGGCGTCTGAACTGCGCAAGGCGCTGGCCGAAAGCGAGTTCCGGCTCGTGTACCAGCCCACGGTGGAAATGCGCACCGGGCGCATCGTGGCGGTGGAGGCGCTGCTACGCTGGTTCCATCCGCAACGCGGCCTGATCGCACCGGGCGAGTTCATTCCCATGGCGGAAAAACTGGGACTGATCCGACGCATCGATCAATGGGTGCTGCAGGCGGCTTGCCAGCAGATGTTCGACTGGGATAAGGCTGGCTTACCACCATTGCGCATGGCGGTGAACGTGTCCGCCAATTGGTTTGGCCAGGCCAACTTTGTTGACGAGATCCGCTCGCTGCTGGATGCGCGCCGGCTGGCCCCCGAGCGGCTGATGCTGGAGATCACCGAAGGCGCGATTCTGCGTCTGGGTGAAGAGATGGAGCGCACCCTGCATGCACTGCACTCGATGGGCGTGGGCGTAGCCATCGACGATTTCGGCACAGGCTATTCATCGATGAGCTACCTGAAACTGCGAGCCATCGACTATCTGAAGATCGACCAGAGTTTCGTCGCTGGCCTGCCGGACGACAGCAGCGACGGCGCCATCATCGAGGCGATGCTCACGCTGTGTCGTCGGCTGGACATCAGCCCGATCGCCGAGGGTATTGAAACGGAAGAACAGCATCGTTTCCTGCTGCGCGCCGGATGCGTCGAAGGGCAGGGTTTCCTTTACTCGCGTCCGGTCGAGCCGGCCGTCATTGTCCAGTTGCTCACCCCGGGGCGGCGCCAAGGCAACTCGCACTTGCGCCTGGTGCCGCCCGAGGCCAGCTAG
- a CDS encoding arylamine N-acetyltransferase family protein codes for MAHSLDLDGYLQRIGFVGEQRVDVATLRALATAHIAAIPFENLDPLLGTPVSLELAAIENKLVKNQRGGYCFDQNGLFIAVLKAIGFDVTGLIARVLWNKPEDAEVAQSHMLLRVEVEGESWLADVGFGSMALGGELRLVVDEAQPTSLEPFRLVTDGVQWRTQALVRDEWRTLYRFRLQPTEAIDYVVANHFTSTYPESHFLHSLIAARTLADRRLGLRNREFVVHTLGQESVRRTLQGAAEIKRVLEEQFGIRLPVSPVLDAKLDALPMAEV; via the coding sequence ATGGCGCACAGCCTCGATCTGGACGGCTACCTGCAACGCATTGGCTTCGTCGGCGAGCAGAGGGTGGACGTCGCCACCTTGCGTGCTCTTGCGACCGCGCATATCGCCGCCATCCCGTTCGAGAACCTCGATCCCTTGCTGGGCACGCCGGTATCGCTGGAGCTCGCGGCGATTGAAAACAAGCTGGTCAAGAACCAGCGTGGCGGCTATTGCTTCGATCAGAACGGCCTGTTCATCGCTGTGTTGAAGGCTATCGGATTCGACGTGACGGGCCTGATCGCACGCGTGCTATGGAATAAACCCGAGGACGCTGAGGTGGCGCAGTCGCACATGCTGCTGCGCGTGGAAGTGGAGGGCGAAAGCTGGCTCGCCGATGTGGGCTTCGGCAGCATGGCGCTGGGTGGCGAGTTGCGACTGGTGGTCGACGAAGCACAACCGACATCATTAGAGCCGTTTCGCCTGGTCACGGACGGCGTCCAATGGCGCACGCAGGCGCTGGTGCGCGACGAATGGCGCACGCTGTATCGCTTCCGCTTGCAACCCACCGAAGCCATCGACTACGTCGTGGCCAATCACTTCACCTCGACATATCCCGAATCCCATTTCCTGCATAGCCTGATCGCCGCGCGCACGCTCGCCGACCGCCGTCTTGGACTGCGCAATCGCGAATTCGTGGTGCATACGTTGGGGCAGGAGTCTGTGCGCCGCACCTTGCAAGGTGCGGCGGAGATCAAGCGCGTGTTGGAAGAGCAGTTTGGTATCCGGCTGCCGGTGTCACCGGTGCTCGACGCGAAACTCGACGCGTTGCCGATGGCAGAAGTCTGA
- a CDS encoding ribonuclease domain-containing protein — MRSMKPLLLLAVLAIAALLWGRHSPGPTPEGTVAPQGTALPQHAPPPRTAGTSGTTLPSFLPPEAADTLRLIASGGPFQHRQDGVVFQNRESRLPSMPEGYYHEYTVDTPGLDYRGARRIITGGTPPQIYYYTDDHYRTFRQFEVSR, encoded by the coding sequence ATGCGCTCAATGAAACCCCTGCTCTTGCTCGCGGTGCTGGCTATCGCCGCCCTGCTGTGGGGTCGCCACTCGCCAGGGCCCACGCCGGAGGGCACGGTGGCACCGCAAGGCACCGCGCTGCCGCAGCACGCGCCGCCCCCTCGCACGGCCGGAACCAGCGGCACCACCCTGCCCTCGTTCCTCCCGCCGGAAGCCGCCGATACCCTGCGCCTCATTGCAAGCGGAGGCCCGTTCCAACACCGCCAGGACGGCGTGGTGTTCCAGAACCGCGAAAGCCGCCTTCCGTCCATGCCCGAGGGCTACTACCACGAGTACACCGTGGACACGCCGGGACTCGACTACCGAGGGGCGCGCCGAATCATTACTGGCGGCACGCCACCGCAGATCTACTACTACACCGATGACCACTACCGCACGTTTCGCCAGTTCGAGGTATCCCGATGA
- a CDS encoding RNA-binding S4 domain-containing protein — translation MQELEFELDRDYVELNQLLKLVGLCDSGGAGKAIVASGVVYVDGQQELRKTCKIHVGQVVQVEDFVIRVHGLD, via the coding sequence ATGCAAGAACTCGAATTTGAACTGGACCGCGACTACGTTGAACTCAACCAGCTGCTGAAACTGGTGGGCCTGTGCGACAGCGGTGGCGCCGGCAAAGCCATCGTGGCCAGCGGTGTGGTCTACGTGGACGGCCAACAGGAGCTGCGCAAAACCTGCAAGATCCATGTGGGCCAGGTGGTGCAAGTGGAAGACTTCGTCATCCGTGTGCACGGGCTGGACTGA
- a CDS encoding DUF3772 domain-containing protein: MPILLRFLLVLLIAIAGATPVFAQDAQGSAQIQQAPLATPDQLSAQLDKIKQTLTDKTKLTDETLTAARTSAQNVQQQADQLTASLAPQADALKGKLDVLGPAPEKGAPAEAPEVASQRKLLLKAQTDLTGQITQSKLLSRDSQQLLTEIGALRRDLFNAQISQRSASPLSGEFWTRIAQSVPDDRVGFGQLWVSLKAAIAQAWQPANRLPFIVCLLAAIALFAGGRRLLEHKMLDMAARYLPSGHLRRSAMAVLVTIATMLVYGMAAWLLYLAVNWNGVFDQDLDDLVRPLVRLMFYVATMAGLGRALLMVKHPSWRLPPISDDLAKRLWPFPTTMAYSALLLGIIERVTNDIGASLATAMAANALAATLIGCLVGYGLIQMSRARRALLAAGETPAERPLWVGLLVLCAFLGVLIILLSVLTGYIALGFYVARQMIRAGFLIAALYVFMHLINDLCESLLSPESRAGQRMQENFGISAPRLEQTATILSGVSRAFLLLIAIPLILAPYGAGTNELVDRGTRIFSGLSLGTLTISPTSIFNALIVLVLGGVIVRLIKRWLSHQLLPKTSLDVGMQTSIVTLLGYVGGILVFVLVLGALKVDVQSIAWVASALSVGIGFGLQAIVQNFISGLILLAERPVKVGDWVSISGVEGDIKRINVRATEIQQSDRSTVIVPNSQLITQNVRNVTLANAQGRVQIRLPMPLSTDAAKVRQIIFDILRNHSVTLNAPSPSVTLDSIDSGSMMFVCTAYVSNPRDSGTVKSDLLFEIIDRLRKADQPLSTPQDMVVRTMHPDPATAPAPSTTVIPGQKT, from the coding sequence ATGCCTATTCTGCTTCGCTTTCTGCTGGTTCTCCTTATCGCCATCGCTGGCGCTACTCCCGTGTTTGCCCAAGATGCGCAGGGCAGTGCGCAGATACAGCAGGCGCCGCTCGCTACGCCCGACCAGCTGAGCGCACAGCTCGACAAGATCAAGCAGACGCTGACCGACAAAACCAAGCTGACCGACGAGACGCTGACGGCCGCGCGCACCAGCGCGCAAAACGTGCAGCAGCAAGCCGACCAGCTCACCGCCAGCCTCGCCCCGCAGGCCGACGCACTCAAGGGCAAACTCGACGTGCTGGGTCCCGCGCCGGAGAAAGGCGCGCCGGCAGAAGCGCCGGAAGTGGCGAGCCAGCGCAAACTGTTGTTGAAGGCACAGACCGACCTTACCGGCCAGATCACCCAATCGAAGCTGTTGAGCCGTGACAGCCAGCAGTTGCTGACGGAGATTGGCGCGCTGCGCCGCGACCTGTTCAACGCACAGATCAGCCAACGCAGCGCTTCGCCGCTGAGCGGCGAGTTCTGGACCCGCATCGCGCAGAGCGTTCCCGATGACCGGGTCGGCTTTGGCCAGCTCTGGGTATCGCTGAAAGCCGCCATCGCCCAGGCTTGGCAGCCCGCCAATCGCCTGCCGTTCATCGTGTGCCTGCTCGCCGCCATCGCTTTGTTCGCCGGCGGGCGTCGCCTGCTTGAGCACAAGATGCTGGACATGGCAGCGCGTTACCTGCCATCCGGCCACCTGCGCCGGAGCGCCATGGCCGTGCTGGTGACCATCGCCACCATGCTGGTCTACGGCATGGCTGCGTGGCTGTTGTATCTCGCGGTGAACTGGAACGGCGTGTTCGACCAGGACCTGGACGATCTCGTACGTCCGCTGGTGCGGCTGATGTTCTATGTAGCCACCATGGCCGGCCTCGGACGTGCGCTGTTGATGGTCAAGCACCCGTCATGGCGCCTACCGCCGATCTCGGACGACCTGGCCAAGCGCCTGTGGCCGTTCCCCACCACCATGGCCTATAGCGCGCTGCTGCTAGGCATCATCGAACGCGTCACCAACGACATCGGGGCCAGCCTCGCCACCGCGATGGCAGCCAATGCCCTGGCGGCCACGCTGATCGGATGCCTGGTGGGTTATGGGCTGATCCAGATGAGCCGCGCCCGGCGCGCCCTGCTCGCCGCAGGGGAAACGCCGGCCGAACGCCCGCTATGGGTGGGCCTGCTGGTGCTGTGTGCTTTCCTTGGGGTGCTGATCATCCTGCTCTCAGTGCTTACCGGCTACATCGCGCTGGGCTTCTACGTCGCACGACAGATGATTCGCGCCGGCTTCCTGATCGCCGCGCTCTACGTGTTCATGCACTTGATCAACGACCTGTGCGAGTCGCTGCTTTCGCCGGAATCGCGCGCTGGCCAGCGCATGCAGGAGAACTTCGGCATCTCGGCACCCCGCCTTGAGCAGACGGCCACCATCCTTTCCGGCGTCAGCCGGGCGTTCCTGCTGCTGATCGCCATCCCGCTGATCCTGGCGCCCTACGGTGCCGGCACCAACGAGTTAGTCGATCGCGGCACGCGCATTTTCAGCGGTCTGTCGCTGGGCACGCTGACCATCAGCCCCACCAGTATCTTCAATGCGCTGATCGTGCTGGTGCTGGGCGGCGTCATCGTGCGCCTGATCAAGCGCTGGCTCAGCCACCAGCTGTTGCCCAAGACCTCGCTAGACGTAGGCATGCAAACGTCCATCGTCACCCTGCTCGGCTACGTGGGCGGCATTCTGGTGTTCGTGCTGGTGCTGGGCGCACTAAAGGTGGATGTGCAGAGCATCGCCTGGGTGGCCAGCGCGTTGTCGGTGGGTATCGGTTTTGGCCTGCAGGCCATCGTGCAGAACTTCATCTCCGGCCTGATCCTGCTGGCAGAGCGCCCGGTGAAGGTGGGCGACTGGGTCAGCATCAGCGGCGTGGAAGGCGATATCAAACGCATCAACGTGCGTGCCACCGAAATCCAGCAGAGCGACCGCTCCACCGTGATCGTGCCCAACTCGCAGCTGATCACCCAGAACGTGCGCAATGTGACCCTGGCCAATGCGCAGGGTCGCGTGCAGATCCGCCTACCCATGCCACTGAGCACCGATGCTGCCAAGGTGCGGCAGATCATTTTCGACATCCTGCGTAACCACTCGGTGACACTGAATGCGCCCTCGCCCAGTGTGACGCTGGACAGCATCGACTCGGGCTCAATGATGTTCGTATGCACGGCTTACGTGAGCAATCCGCGTGACTCCGGCACGGTGAAGAGCGACTTGCTGTTCGAGATCATTGACCGCCTGCGCAAGGCCGACCAGCCCCTCTCCACGCCGCAGGACATGGTGGTACGCACCATGCACCCCGACCCGGCCACCGCACCGGCGCCATCGACCACGGTGATCCCCGGGCAGAAGACCTGA
- the msrA gene encoding peptide-methionine (S)-S-oxide reductase MsrA, translating to MSIRRFTLFPALAGMLLMAGLGACTLATAGSTTAPLPDPTVDAAPAQGDQVAVLAGGCFWGLQSVFEHVKGVKKVLAGYSGGAANTAEYDRVSDGDTGHAESVKIVYDPSKISYGQLLKVYFSVATDPTQLNRQGPDVGTQYRSAIFYGNDEQKRIASAYIAQLGAAHAFDDPIVTQVAPLKAFYVAESYHQDYAKRHPDDSYIVFNDAPKVTHLKQLFPALYQPDREVVSVVLH from the coding sequence ATGAGCATCCGCCGATTCACGCTGTTCCCTGCCCTCGCGGGCATGCTACTCATGGCAGGTCTGGGCGCCTGCACGCTGGCCACGGCCGGCAGCACCACTGCACCACTTCCCGATCCCACTGTGGACGCTGCACCCGCCCAGGGCGATCAGGTCGCTGTACTGGCCGGCGGCTGCTTCTGGGGCCTGCAATCCGTCTTTGAGCACGTCAAAGGCGTGAAGAAAGTGTTGGCCGGCTATTCCGGCGGCGCAGCCAATACGGCGGAGTACGACCGGGTCAGCGATGGCGATACCGGGCATGCCGAGTCGGTGAAGATCGTCTACGACCCCAGCAAGATCAGCTATGGGCAACTGCTCAAGGTGTACTTCTCGGTCGCCACCGATCCGACCCAGCTCAACCGACAGGGCCCGGACGTGGGTACGCAGTACCGCTCGGCGATCTTCTACGGCAACGACGAACAGAAGCGCATTGCCTCTGCCTACATTGCGCAACTTGGTGCAGCCCACGCGTTCGACGATCCCATCGTGACGCAGGTGGCACCACTCAAGGCTTTCTACGTCGCCGAGTCCTACCACCAGGACTATGCGAAGCGGCACCCTGACGACTCGTACATCGTGTTCAATGACGCCCCGAAGGTGACGCATCTCAAGCAGCTATTCCCCGCGCTGTATCAGCCCGACCGCGAGGTGGTCAGCGTCGTGCTGCACTAG
- a CDS encoding PadR family transcriptional regulator, translating to MGFRHFFEHHHHHHSRHGHCRDGFEGREAWAREAMGIGRGRGRRGLGDDDGEGGWGGMGGRFRGGRMFGHGDLKLILLALIAEQPRHGYDLIRTIEEMFDGAYAPSPGAVYPTLTLLEELGHASVQSNDGKKLYTITEEGKAFLAENKEAVDAVMSRMEQTAKMFARASAPMALREAMHNLKRALFMHGGPWNAEEVKRIVDIIKRAVDEIIKGKKDA from the coding sequence ATGGGATTTCGTCATTTCTTTGAGCACCACCACCATCACCACAGCCGCCACGGCCATTGCCGCGATGGTTTTGAAGGCCGCGAAGCCTGGGCCCGCGAGGCCATGGGCATCGGTCGCGGACGCGGTCGCCGCGGTTTAGGCGATGACGACGGCGAAGGCGGCTGGGGCGGCATGGGCGGTCGTTTCCGGGGTGGACGCATGTTCGGCCACGGCGACCTCAAGCTCATCCTGCTCGCCCTGATCGCCGAACAGCCGCGCCACGGCTACGACCTGATCCGCACCATCGAGGAGATGTTCGATGGCGCCTACGCGCCCAGCCCCGGCGCGGTCTACCCCACCCTCACCCTGCTGGAGGAATTGGGCCACGCCAGCGTGCAGAGCAACGACGGCAAGAAGCTCTACACGATCACCGAGGAAGGCAAGGCATTCCTGGCCGAGAACAAGGAAGCGGTGGACGCAGTGATGTCTCGCATGGAGCAGACCGCCAAGATGTTTGCCCGCGCTTCCGCGCCGATGGCGCTGCGCGAAGCGATGCACAACCTCAAGCGCGCCCTGTTCATGCACGGCGGCCCGTGGAACGCCGAGGAAGTGAAGCGCATTGTCGACATCATCAAGCGGGCCGTGGATGAAATCATCAAGGGAAAGAAAGATGCCTGA
- a CDS encoding Fur family transcriptional regulator translates to MPEAMTTAPADIQPLLARVGMRATPPRLAIWQALHDATDEPDAVELLCRAQRIEPRTSLGTVYRFLRELEQHGLASSRPIAHERSRWRVGSSTESTTKNTEAIAAVARLAAAFGYRLVPVVTT, encoded by the coding sequence ATGCCTGAGGCCATGACCACCGCGCCAGCCGACATCCAACCGCTGCTGGCGCGCGTGGGCATGCGCGCCACGCCACCGCGCCTGGCCATCTGGCAGGCGCTGCACGATGCCACCGATGAGCCCGATGCGGTGGAGCTGCTGTGCCGGGCGCAACGGATCGAACCACGCACCAGCCTCGGCACGGTCTATCGGTTCCTGCGCGAACTGGAACAACACGGTTTGGCTAGCTCGCGGCCCATCGCGCACGAACGCTCGCGTTGGCGCGTGGGGTCGTCTACCGAATCGACCACGAAGAACACCGAAGCCATCGCCGCCGTGGCCCGCCTTGCTGCAGCCTTCGGCTACCGATTGGTGCCGGTCGTGACCACCTGA